The Littorina saxatilis isolate snail1 linkage group LG1, US_GU_Lsax_2.0, whole genome shotgun sequence nucleotide sequence GTGCTATGCCTGTCGGGGGTCCTGAGCTATGGCTCGTTCAGGTTAAAGATCCCGAACGGGGATCACGTACCCCATCCGTGTAAACCCAACTTCATCTGGCACGGGGTGGGTCACAAAAACGCACAAGGCGGAGGGTCCAGAAATCCTTTCGGACTAGACTTCGCCAGCAACGGACAAAATGTGAGTCTAGTCgaacacttttgttgttgttgttgttgttgttgttgttgttgttgttgttgttgttgttgttgttgttgctgttgttgttaatttGAGTTTTGCTTTAACGCATAAAATGAGATGATGTGTATGCAACGATATGCAGTACAGTGTCGGCACCACTTGGCAAAATTAAGGAATATTTGTctggaaaaagaaagaacagtAAAAGCATTTAATAGTCACAGTTGTTTGAATAAGATAGAAAGAACAATATAGGCATTTGGTCTTCTAGTCACCGAAAAGTtgttttaaaaagaaagaaagaacagtaTAAGTATCTAGTCCTCCAATCACAGAACAGTTGTTTGGGAATTTATTTGTTTACATGTAACGGTATACGGATTTAATGTCTTCCAATCACTGAACAGTTggtataaacaagaaattcctccgaggtaggaaaaacacccccgtccttaccattctgactgccaccaactgagaaggtatgtccctctataagtccttgtagaatcttaatccaccaataacaccctaaccgtgtgtttgactggtcccaatttttgtaaggaccgtctcaggaatgtatagaacctgttcaccaagtttggtgacgatcggtccgttcattcttgagatctatatgcgaacacaaacaaacaaacaaacacatggaccgaatcctatacacacccctataccgggggtgtaataaaactTGGTTTACCAGTTTTCCTAGTGCACACAACAACGAGAGTAGCTCTACATTAATTTTGTACCAGTGCTAACTTGTTCTGATCGAACACACTGCCACTTGCTGTGAGTTCACCTCACAGTGAGAGATTCAACATTGTTGTCTAGGCTATACTGACCTACCATTATCTTTGTTTACAAGTGGTCATTCGGGTCATTTTGGTTTTGGACATTCTCTCTACAAATCTTGTTctcgtgcgcgcgcgcgcgtgtgtgtgtgtgtgtgtgtgtgtgtttgtgcgtgtgtgtgtgtgtgtgtgtgtgtacattcgtgcgtgtgtgtgcagtggACGGCAGCCCTGTGCCGACTGGACAGTGACGGGGACGGACTGACCAACGGTCAAGAGCTGGGGGACCCTGACTGTGTGTGGACACCTGGATCCATCCCGCCTCGCACCACCAACATCTCCCACCCAGGTCAGCtctccttacccccccccccccccccatcccctgtCTCATCCCTGACGGTTTCTTCTCTCAAGGAGGCGGTGGTCATTGAAGACACGCTGAGGATACTTTATGTTGCTCACTAGTTGAACACTATTTGAGAAATCCAGCCGAGGGCATTGTTTAGGAGGAGAAAACAGTCACGCATTGGTGTCGTACGCCGATCTAACACCGTTCACGTATCACCAAACCTACCACGATTAATcgtattattttttttcataGATATAATTTGGTGTAAGATCATTCATTCGGTAAATTATTTACTCCCTCGCTCAGTCCTCTTTCCACCATTGCCTCCTGCATTCACTCCATCGACCCCTACCCCattccctctttctccctctccctccttgatgtatttatttatctggttgtctgtccgtccgtccgtccgcccgcccgcccgcccgcctgCCCGTCCTTCCATCCAACTGTCTTTCCACCGACCCACTCACATGaatccacccacccacccatccgCCAACCAATCCAttaatccatccatccatcagtCCAACcttccacccatccatccatccatccatccgtccatccatccatccgttcacccacccacccaagcgttcaatccatccatccatccatccacccatccacccatccacccatccacccatccacccacccatccacccaccctcccatccatccatccacccacccacccatccatccatccatccatccattgtTTTAACATTTACGTCGATGCCTTACAGGGGTGTGCGACCCATGGAACAGCGTGAAGTGCGTGTCCAAGAACTCGTGGTTGGACTGCAGCAGTTTTGAGGAGTTCGCCTGCGACGCCATCAACGATCCAGGTACATCATTGTCAACTCACCGGACACTCAAATATCTATAGTTGTGCAAAAGTCATGTCTTTTCCTTGTGTAACTAATGATTACTCCAGGTGTTTAATTTGCCAAGGATGTCATTAATTGAGCTCGAAGTTGACTTTGCGAATATTTTACGAAATTCTTTTAACGAAAATTCAGTACCAAACCTTTGTGCGTTCTGTACAGCGTTggatttttgatgaattaatttcgctgGTCGACAGTGGCGActgttaagaaattaattcataaacgaaatgtgaccctccaccacgaaatgagtcgcatgtcacctcgcgcggttctgcgctaggcttaatataagtccggggagtgtcaggtaacagtgtgagggtcactttagtaacaggcttataactcaaacagtttttgctcttttctaaaacggtttttaccactggatagagcatacaaaactccttagaaaaatgtaaaaacatgaaaatcatgcaaaggtgacatgcgactcatttcgtggtggagggtcacaaataatgTCCAATCTTCTCTGAAAGCTCCTCGGTAGTTTGCTTCGGTTATAggtctaagtggagggatggccttaccCCACGTGAAAGCTTGTGCACATCTGAGATGGAGAGCTGCAAATGTTTTCACGGGAAGTTTACTGTGTTCGTTTTGTGTGAcaagccaaaaaaaaaaattgtattgtattgtattgtattgtattgtattgtattgtactgcaCTGCACAGCGCTGCCCTGCGCTGCATAATATtgtattgtcttgtcttgtcttgtcttgtcttgtcttgtcgtgtcttgtcgtgtcgtgtcttgtcttgtactgtactgtactgtactgtactgtatttTACTGTACTGCACTGCATTGTACTTTcctattgtattgtactgtactaCATTGTACCGTACTGTATTGTATTCTATTGTATAATAACCCATTTTTCTTTCCCTTATCCCTTTTCCCCCCACAGATGTACTGAACATGACCATAAGGTTCCCCCGCACCAAGGTACCAGCCCAGGAGACGACCTATATCTGCTTTAGTTTCGAGTTGCCTAGCGACCAGGAGTATCACCTCATCGCAACCAAGCCCTACATCGACAACAAGAACGTCATGCATCACATGGTCCTCACCGCCTGTGAAGGAATGGGTGAGAGTCTTTGTGACTGAGAGTCCGTGAGACTCTTTGTGAGTGTCTGTGAGAGTGTTTGTAAAGTTGTTAAATATATCTGGCTCTTTCTGCTTTGCAGATTTtacaaggaaatatactcttttCTAACACCTAGGGAACACAGGTCGCACGATTTCCGGCCAGTATAAAGCCACATACGCCTCTTTAATTAAaagaagaaattaaaaaaaaaatttaaaaaaaaacacctaccGAACCATAATTTTTTCGCATTATTGTCACCGGAAAAGAACATTTGTTTTTGGGCCTAATCCAGTTAAGATCGGAGTGATGCAGTGCTAGTATCTTCCAGAACCTGTTGACAGGCAACTTTGGTGGAATCAGAGACCTGTCAACACTGGCTGCCGTGCACGCCTTTCTTTCACAatgctttttctttatttggtgtttaacgtcgttttcaaccattcaaggttatatcgcgacggggaaaggggggagatgggataggggaaaggggggagatgggatagagccacttcccaaattgtttcttgttcacaaaagcactaatcaaaaaattgctccaggggcttgcaacgtagtacaatatatgaccttactgggagaatgcaagtttccagtacaaaggacttaacatttcttacatactgcttgactaaaatctttacaaacattgactatattctatacaagaaacacttaacaagggtaaaaggagaaacagaaccgtttgtcgcctcttacgacatgctgggtagcatcgggtaaattctttctcgtcccaaccaatatgggactccccctaacccacggggggttTTCACAATGCCTCTGGTACCATCACTATGTCTGAATGAGTGGAACAAGGAACTTTTACtacaggggaacccccttttgagacctcaacaaatctgagaaatgcAGGTCTTCacaaagaagggagtcttagaacgggggtaaatgtacagaggtggtaacaaaaagtcagagaaaacagggtcttaaaagggagggagtcttaagtggggggtcttaaaaaggaggtgcCTCTGTATTAATTCACATTTGACCTTGTCCGTGACCACAGCGGGGAGACTGATCCCGGAGCCCCGCGAGTGTCTGATGGGGTCAGCAGGCTGCACGGAAATGATCGGACTGTGGAGTCTGGGCATGACCGGTCAGTGTTTCAACTCGCAGGCCGGGATCCGCATCGGCAAGGGGTACACCACCTTCGTCACTCTGCAGGTAAGCCTGCGGGGAACTAGCTCAGTCGGTaacggcgctggcttcaaaaccaggtGTCGCtttcggcgtgggttcgatccccaagTCCggtgagggatttatttccctgagtcaacttactttgtgcagactctcctcggtgtccgaacacccccgtgtgcacgcatgcgcacaataaagatacccaagttcacagcgaaagtctcagggcttggaaacattaatacacgcatgcaggaaacagaaaaacaattgGGTAGCGCCGTTGCTgtgtggcagctcgctttccccagagaGAAAGCAGCGAGAATTTCCACGAGAGTAACCTATATAAAATTGGTGTCCTTATATAAATCCTTATTCTTTTCGGGACGATTAAGGCGCGATTGTGAAACCTTCAGAGCTTTGAACAGTACAAGAACGCTCGTTTGGAATAAAGCCCCTGGGTGGGACCATTCACATTTTTAATCTTTTGAGAATGAGGTTCGACTTTtcgtttttcctttctttttacatttagtcaagttttgactaaaggttttaacatagagggggaatcgagacgagggtcgtggtgtatgtgtgtgtgtctgtctgtgcgtgtgtgtgtgtagagcgattcagaccaaactactggaccggtctttatgacatttgacatgagagttcctgggaatgatatccccggagtttgtttttctttttttcgataaatacttttgatgacgtcatatccggctttttgtaaacgttgaggcggctctgtcacaccctcatttttcaatcaaattggttgaaatttttgtaaagcaattttcgacgaaggccggactttggtattgcatttcagcttggtggcttaaaaattaattaatgactttggtcattaaaaatctgaaaattgtaataatttttttatatatataaaacgatccaaatttacgttcatcttattctacatcatttcctgattccaaaaacatatacatatgttatatttggattaaaaacaagctctgaaaattaaaaatataaaaattatgatcaaaattaaatttccgaaatcgatttaaaagcaatttcatcttattccttgtcggttcctgattcaaaaaacatatagatatgatatgtttggattaaaaacacgctcagaaagttaaaacgaagagaggtacagaaaagcgtgctatgcagcacagcgaaaccactaccgcgctgaacaggctcgtcagtttcactgcgttttgcacaagcggcggactacggtcattgtgaaaaaatgcagtgcgttcagtttcattctgtgagttccacagcttgactaaatgtagtaatttcgccttacgcgacttgtttttttatttcatgTTGCCTGCTATTGTtttcgcgatataaccttgaatggttgaaaacgacgttaaacaccaaataaagaaagaaagaatgctaTTGTTTAAGTCGACAAAGAACAATCTAAAACTGAAACATCGGTGTTGCTACATCAAGGTAAGTCATGCATTTCCTGTGTCCTTAGAAACAGCCATTTGTGCTGCTTATAGAGTAACAACCCACAGATGCATTGTATGAAGATTACACCATAACTTACCGTATGCACCATTCAAACCAGTCCTAGCTGTCAACCAAGGCTTTGCATAGTCATCTATCTTAACGCCCTCAATAAATAATGACGAAATAAGGTTCCAGCATAACTTAATATGTGTACCATTATAACGGCCGGGTCCCAGCTGTCAACCAAGGCTTTGCATACAGTCATCTATCTCAACGCCCTCAATAAATAATGACGCAATAAGGTTCCAGCATAACTTAATATGTGTATCATTATAACGGGTCCCAGCTGTCAACCAAGGCTTTGCATACAGTCATCTATCTCAACGCCCTCAATGAATAATGACGCAATAAGGTTCCAGCATAACTTAATATGTGGACCATTATAACGGGTCCCAGCTGTCAACCAAGGCTTTCCATACATCCATCTATTTTTACCACCATAATGAATTATGAGCGCAATAAGGTTTTCCCTTGCGTCACCAGATTCACTGGACGAACCCGGATGAGGTGGACACGTGGTACGACTCTTCCGGCCTCATTCTGTACTACACGCCCAAGCTGAGACAGTACAACGCCGCGGTTCTTCAGGTGGGGCAGAACTACCTCAACATCCCTCCCGGAATTCCCAGCGTGGTCCAGAGGGGGACCTGCACCTCCAGATGCTCGCGGCTGGTGATGAGAGGTCCCATCCACATCGCGTCGGCCTTCAACCACATGCACTACCTCGGtcagttatgtgtgtgtgtgtgtgtgtgtgtgtgtgtgtgcgtgtgtgcgtgtgtgtgtgtgtgagtgtgtgtgtgtgagtgtgtgtgtgtttgtgagtgtgtgtgtgtttgtgtgtgtgtgtgtgtgtatgtgtgtgtgtgtgtgtcggagtgtgtgtgtgtgtgtgtgtttgtgtgtgtgtgtgtgtgtgtgtgtgtgtgtgtgtgtgtgtcggtgtgtgtgtgtgtgtttgtgtgtgtgtgtgtgtgtgtgtgtgtgtgtgtgtgtgtgtgtgtgtgtgtgtgtgtgtgtgtgtgtgtgtgtgtgtgtgtgtgaatgcgcgcGCGCTCTCGTTATTTTTGGCTTCGTATTTTTTCGTCAGCGTGCGGTTTCTTTAACAAAAGGAAAAAATGTATGTtcaatgtttaaaaaaaccgaACAAACCTTATCAATGCACAAAAGGTCGCATCATGTCACCCTAAGAAAGACAAAGTGCTAAAGGCAAGATGAAATTACCCAGGAAACTCTTTAAAGAATCTTTTAAAAAATAAGATATAATCTGTCGCCATGATGACAGATGAGAGCGGTTTAATGAAAACGTCTTCCTTATAGTTAAGCCATACCTCTTTGAATCTACGCTTGAATCTACGCTTTGGGGAAAAtggacattttgtttttaatgaattaattcctTGAAAGCCATTAGTGTTATTCTACGAAATTGATACATAAAATAAATCCAACGCTTCACGGAAagcaatttttttgttttgtttttgcttaacgcccagccgaccacgaagggccatatcagggcggtgctgctttgacatataacgtgcgccacacacaagacagaagtcgcagctcaggcttcatgtctcacccagtcacattattctgacaccggaccaaccagtcctagcactaaccccataatgccagacgccaggaggagcagccactagattgccaatttttaagtcttaggtatgacccggccgaggttcgaacccacgatctcccgatcacggggcggacgccttaccactaggcccggaaagcagtgaggctgttgattgttggtatgtgttccaGTGGAATGATGTCATACCCTATGTGTTTCGATATAATGAACAGAGAGCGATCGCACAGCATTAATCCATCCGTATCATATTCCCAGCTCGGCGGACCATATGACGGTACCAGGACGGTTCAAGAATGCCCAATTGACGTAATACCTGTAGAGAAATTTGTTTTTTGAATTCCACTTTGGCAATTCAGTAGAGTATTTCATTTTTCCTTCATCATAAAATTGACGGAGCATCAAACATAATTATCCTGGCCTTGCGTTGTTGTCTACCTCCCTGCAGTCCGGAACTCGATCGATGGTCACACTGACATGCTAAAATTTTACCTTGATTTTATTCTCTCATATTTACTTTCCAGCTTCATTCTGAACGATGAATCCAACTTTCAG carries:
- the LOC138962406 gene encoding peptidyl-glycine alpha-amidating monooxygenase A-like, with amino-acid sequence MGTSTFLLLVLCLSGVLSYGSFRLKIPNGDHVPHPCKPNFIWHGVGHKNAQGGGSRNPFGLDFASNGQNWTAALCRLDSDGDGLTNGQELGDPDCVWTPGSIPPRTTNISHPGVCDPWNSVKCVSKNSWLDCSSFEEFACDAINDPDVLNMTIRFPRTKVPAQETTYICFSFELPSDQEYHLIATKPYIDNKNVMHHMVLTACEGMAGRLIPEPRECLMGSAGCTEMIGLWSLGMTGQCFNSQAGIRIGKGYTTFVTLQIHWTNPDEVDTWYDSSGLILYYTPKLRQYNAAVLQVGQNYLNIPPGIPSVVQRGTCTSRCSRLVMRGPIHIASAFNHMHYLGIRQNVTLTRPGLPPVTIADDNPYSYDSPKTHTFDTPIVMKPGDELQTLCTFQSRSRDTTTMFGEGSYDEMCINFMTYFPAENLTNKMCSQWKDVDICDLPMKCPNFRALLNSSAPSTAAMTKKILDHCDPAGYCRPECPAAIQQVQEENWCIKHAFGLMEDRYLYMEDAKFLKFVAAMKSCDHKLAPSGNMTTPTTPRPQGPGQPQTDPGSMFLNLIKQLDSRPLLQNIVMNVNYNTIQYPGNGSQPKN